In the genome of Misgurnus anguillicaudatus chromosome 11, ASM2758022v2, whole genome shotgun sequence, one region contains:
- the cxcl12a gene encoding chemokine (C-X-C motif) ligand 12a (stromal cell-derived factor 1) produces MSQLLLDSTQCGSLLHTANMDMKVIVVLALMAVVINAPVSNAKPISLVERCWCRSTVNTVPQRSIRELKFLHTPNCPFQVIAKLKNNKEVCINPETKWLQQYLKNALNK; encoded by the exons ATGTCACAGTTGCTCCTGGATTCTACACAGTGCGGATCTCTTCTTCACACTGCTAACATGGATATGAAAGTGATCGTAGTATTGGCTTTGATGGCCGTCGTCATTAATGCCCCCGTTTCGAATG CCAAGCCCATCAGCCTGGTTGAGAGGTGCTGGTGCCGCTCCACAGTCAACACAGTCCCTCAGAGAAGCATTCGCGAGCTCAAGTTCCTCCACACACCCAATTGCCCCTTCCAAGT CATTGCCAAACTGAAGAACAACAAGGAAGTGTGCATCAACCCAGAGACCAAGTGGCTGCAGCAGTACCTAAAAAATGCCCTGAACAAGTAA